A region of the Cryptococcus deuterogattii R265 chromosome 1, complete sequence genome:
CCGATTTCCTCGTTCGTTCCACCTTCGTTTCTCCACCTCGCTATTCACCTATTTCTCTGTCAGACCACCGCCATGCGCCCCtctctccgcctcctcGCCCGCAAGCCTAACTATCCAGGCCACATTCCCCTTTCTTGTGCCCAAAACGCCCTCCTCGCAGTTGGCTCCGGCGTCGTTGGCGTCCTCGACGTCACACGCGGCGATCTCATCGCTTCCCTCTCCGAGTCTACAGCCGGTATCTTCCTTCCGGCACTACacgagaagatgaagatgacacCCGAGGGAAGGCAGATTATGAAGGATAGACCGGAGATTACGAATAAGACAATTGAAAAGTTGAAAGAGCTGAAGAGAGGCACATTGGGAAGAGAGTATACAGAGTGgttgggagatggagggcTGGAACCTGAGAGTCGAGCTCCTGTGAGCCTTTTGATACATTCTGCCTACAGAATTGATTGGAGCTAATGCGAATTTTAGGTGCAATACATCGATTCTTCAGTCTTAGCGTACACAATGCTTCGTTACCGCCAAACCCACGATCTTTACCacaccctcttctccttacCCCCTACTCTTCCACACGAACTATCCCTCAAAGTTTTCGAATTCTCGAATATGTCCCTGCCTGTCGCACTCCTCTCTTCTGTTTTCGGTCCTCTGAGGTTACAGAGAAAAGAGACTTGGATGCGGGACTGGGTGCCCTGGGCACTGAGGACAGGACGGGAAGGGAGGAGCCTCGTGACGGTAtattgggagaagaggtgggaACAGGGCATAGGGGAACTTAGAAGAGAACTaggggtgaagaggaatgatGCGGAGGGGGTAGAGGCGAGGTGGGGCGGATACAGAAAGATTAGGgaggtggaaagggaattgagaaaaaaaggcgaaTGGGTGGATGAGCCGGAAGATTGGTAGACAAAAATCACGTTGCTTCAGTGCTGCAGTGCTGATGCACAGAGTCAATAATCGCATCTGAAATAAACAAATCTACCTCATAAATAAAATAGGTAAATGTAAATTCCCTCCATATCAAAGTCCTAACTTAAGACCCTATACAATCCCTCCCTGTTTTgctccatttcctttctATTCCCATTACCGCACATTCAAAAATACTCCAGGATTTTGAGTGAGTAATCAGAAGAACAGATACGTCAACACAAAGACAGCGACCATGAGCCCGATGACAACTTCGAGAGGTACACCCTGCTGCTGAGCAGCAGCCACAGTTTGTGCAGGCTTGTTCACAGTCTCGTTGGCACCTCCCGTGATACCCCGCTTCCTCAAGCCAGAGACTTGAGGACCTTTGGCCTCTTCCAATTGGGCACGAAGAGactcaatctccttgagCGCAACGGCGAGTTTTTCAGAATCAGAGGTAGTAGCCGCAAGAGATTGCTCGAGGGCAGAGTTAGTAGCGCTGACGGCTGTGGGAgtaagagatggaagaggaggttgagtAGGGGTAAGAGGGGGAGCAATGCTGTCGACAGACTTGGGCAGTTCGAGGGCAGAGAAGGGTTTCTCGTGGGAAGGTGATGTTTGGGCGTGGCTGAAGATGGCCTGTGCACGTGTCAGCCTTCAGGTCCTCGGGCCTAAAAATCTCTAGGGGATTATATGACCATGCGCAAAAGTATTAAGGGAGGGAAAGttgcaagaagaacaaacTGCAACAAACGGCTTGCAAGGTGAATGTTCAATTTCCCAATAGGTCAAACCCCCATTGCGGAAACGAGTAGGATCGTATTCCTTAGTCCACCTTGCCAAGCCGTCGTAATAAGTATTATTCTTTTTGCCATACGGATCACGAAAAAAGAATTTGAggcaagaatgaagataATTATTTGAAATTGAAAGTTGCGGGAAAGGAAGTGAGGCGGGCGACCACGGTCAAATCCGTCTCCCCTAGGAAACATGCCGCCACTCACTGGTTCTTCAACCCTGCTAGCCTCaccagcctcttcttcttcaggaATGCCTTGGTTATTTGTGGACCCGCCTTCGGCCGGGAGATATACgaccttgagcttttgTTCGCTAATAGCGCCCTTGTTTGTTTTCTCCAACTGTGACCACTATCCAAAGACGTCATCAGTTGAATTCTTCAAGAGCATGGGCAACTGACTAATTCCGCCAAAGAGTGCATTTCTTCGTCAGGAGTGATGAACGCAGACTGAACCAAGAACTTGTCCTTGCACTTGGCGTGGGGAGGAGGTTCCTGAGCTAAAGGCTGCAACATGACTTGATATCCATCAGTTCACAATCTACCATTCGAGCCGTATTACAAGATGCTACTTACTGTGCACTTCGACGCTCTCTCCAGCCTCAACCCTTCCTGAGTTGGGCCTCACAGAGTACTGCTTCGGCGCTGTTGTCTTGACCTTGAAAGCAACAGGGTGATAATTGGGGTTGTGGATGAGAAGCGTACGCTTGACAACGCTGGTGAAGGGGCCTATGTCGGAACGGGGAAAATGATTAATACGATTAGACTACAAAAGAATAAAGGAGGCGACAAAGAGAAGTGATAGGCGGATAGGTCGATAGGGGCGCTGCGCAGCTAACCGCGCCCAGGACACCAACCGACCTCAGAAAGCAACCCTAACTCCTTGTATTCCACGCAGGTCTTCTGGATGGTTACATTCCGACGCAGTCTTCACCCTTCGATCTACCACATCACCTCCCATCACGACCATCGATCGAGACATGACTTACGGGGGAAACCCAGTTGGGTAGAAGGAGTAAGTTCGATCGACATGTCCTTTGTGCACTTCTATATTGGGTAACCTAATCACTTGATATATATCTCGGATATATAACTTGATGGATGTGGTTGACTCTTGTGTCGACTTAGTCACGCAAGGATCGAGGTGGAAGGATGAGGTTTGTTGAGTGACGCTGAACACGGGGTCGTAGGTGGACACGAGTTTTCGCAAGGTAACTGAGAGTCTGAAGTGGTTTTACGTGTCTGGTTACTCCTCCAGGGATATTGTTGAgtcgagaagagaagagaatgatgagaaaTAGAGGAAATGAACAACACCATGAGGACGGGACGATCAATGACGCCGATCTACGACCAATGCCACTTCACTTTCACCGAGTATACCCGAGAACCCTGTGACGTGGAACTTCCTAATACTATCTACGAAGAGTCTTATGCCTCTTCGTTCTTTACTTAAGATCAGATGAGTAAAGTTTGGTTGTACTGCTTGCATGGATCTTTGGCAAAGGGGCAAAGTGCATGAGAGATCTGAACCTATGCTGTCTTTGCCCGACAATCTATTTTCCATTCCCTTGTAGATATTTTTAAGGACATCGTACGCAGAGATCGAAAATCCAGTTGAGCTTTGTCACAGTGGGAAGTAGTCATGATCCTGGATCTTTCGTTCCGACGATGCATATGGAGGGTCACCCGCCGATTTAACTACATGATTTGAAAGGGGCACAAATGAATACATTGATCGATCATACAAAATGGGCGAAGCTATCCACAAGCTAATCTTCTGCGAAGCGCAGGCAGGATAGTAGTGTTGTGGACCGTGCATCTTCCATCGTGATTACGGAGTGAGTTGCGTGAATGAACCTGTCACTACATGCATTGTGTGAATTAAAGCAATTGTTGACAAGAGTCACGCAATAGATGCCTTTCCACCCTTATCTATCGCCTTTTTAAGGTTAGTGCTACACGTACGACTCTTCTTTTAACGTGGGCGACTAAAACAATCCCCTGCAACTATGGCCTCCGGTCGCCGACCACGTTCCTTTGTCTTTATCTGTCTTAATTCGAAAGTACCTTGATGCATAACAGACATGTTTGTCGGATGCTGCTAAGTGTGTATTCGGTCCCGAGTTCGATTATTTCTCGCTTAATAATCATAACTTGCTCCCCACGAAAATGTAGCAAGCGACCAGATATCGGCGATCCGGCGTTTCGGGGCgttcacctccacctcggCCTTCCATACTTTTCGATCAGATCTAAATCAACGACAGGATGACAAATAAGGGCGTGCCTCCACATCCAACTTCCCGTCTTTATCATCTGTCATCTATGTATCGTACTCCTTTTTAACTTTTTTAACGTAGtgaaaataaaaaaaaactaTAGAACATGCTATGTCATGCTCCTTTTCTGCTTATCAAGCT
Encoded here:
- a CDS encoding ubiquinone biosynthesis protein COQ4 mitochondrial, which produces MRPSLRLLARKPNYPGHIPLSCAQNALLAVGSGVVGVLDVTRGDLIASLSESTAGIFLPALHEKMKMTPEGRQIMKDRPEITNKTIEKLKELKRGTLGREYTEWLGDGGLEPESRAPVQYIDSSVLAYTMLRYRQTHDLYHTLFSLPPTLPHELSLKVFEFSNMSLPVALLSSVFGPLRLQRKETWMRDWVPWALRTGREGRSLVTVYWEKRWEQGIGELRRELGVKRNDAEGVEARWGGYRKIREVERELRKKGEWVDEPEDW
- a CDS encoding MSP domain-containing protein → MSIELTPSTQLGFPRPFTSVVKRTLLIHNPNYHPVAFKVKTTAPKQYSVRPNSGRVEAGESVEVHIMLQPLAQEPPPHAKCKDKFLVQSAFITPDEEMHSLAELWSQLEKTNKGAISEQKLKVVYLPAEGGSTNNQGIPEEEEAGEASRVEEPAIFSHAQTSPSHEKPFSALELPKSVDSIAPPLTPTQPPLPSLTPTAVSATNSALEQSLAATTSDSEKLAVALKEIESLRAQLEEAKGPQVSGLRKRGITGGANETVNKPAQTVAAAQQQGVPLEVVIGLMVAVFVLTYLFF